One window from the genome of Anguilla rostrata isolate EN2019 chromosome 5, ASM1855537v3, whole genome shotgun sequence encodes:
- the LOC135255474 gene encoding inositol hexakisphosphate and diphosphoinositol-pentakisphosphate kinase 2-like isoform X5, whose translation MSEPSSPGESQRGAPRFFVGCEDDESESLDDCSMRTDMELYEDDEEADSPPERQIVVGICSMMKKSKSKPMTQILERLCKFEYITVVIFPEDVILNEPVDNWPLCDCLISFHSKGFPLDKAVSYAKLRNPLLINDLNMQYFIQDRREVYRILQEEGIDLPRYAILNRDPDKPDECNLVEGEDHVEVNGEVFQKPFVEKPVCAEDHNVYIYYPTSAGGGSQRLFRKIGSRSSVYSPESNVRKTGSYIYEEFMPTDGTDVKVYTVGPDYAHAEARKSPALDGKVERDSEGKEIRYPVMLTAMEKLVARKVCLAFKQTVCGFDLLRANGHSFVCDVNGFSFVKNSMKYYDDCAKILGNIVMRELAPQFHIPWSIPTEAEDIPIVPTTSGTMMELRCVIAIIRHGDRTPKQKMKMEVRNPMFFELFEKYGGYKTGKLKLKKPKQLQEVLDIARQLLADLGQHNDCEIEEKKSKLEQLKTVLEMYGHFSGINRKVQITYLPHGQPKTSSEEEDSRKDGPSLLLVLKWGGELTPAGRVQAEELGRAFRCMYPGGQDGSCRALGCQSPNGCGDYAGFPGCGLLRLHSTYRHDLKIYASDEGRVQMTAAAFAKGLLALEGELTPILVQMVKSANMNGLLDSDSDSLTGCQHRVKARLHEIMQKDEDFTEQDFDKLAPTDSPSVVNSMKMVVNPVKTCDLVYALIQSLTSQIRKRLEDPKSADLQLYHSETLELMLQRWSKLERDFRMKSGRYDISKIPDIYDCVKYDVQHNASLGLEDTLELFRLSRALADIVIPQEYGINKVEKLDIAYAYCLPLVRKIQMDLQRTHEDESVNKLHPLYSRGVMSPGRHVRTRLYFTSESHVHSLLSIFRYGGLLDEEKDQQWRRAMDYLGAVTELNYMTQIVIMLYEDNNKDPTSEERFHVELHFSPGVKGCDEEENAPLGFGFRPASAENEQKQTDPGSLEDLSRDEPDRAAPLSEPISIQRRSPLIRNRKTGSMEVLSETSSSKAAGYRLFPSCSRQSPEMKQSGLEPLEEHHVAQLLRRSSTDLAMRYPLFLDTALAHHLHQCSYHLRLFRNWLISGQDTIECLYGFEGCSMVPSIYPLETLHNSLSLKQVDEFLTAVCESCGESHSRTSRALSAIFDSHSQPSVDAYIPQRVLSSSVSLRQRGERPPWYSSGPSSTVSSAGPSSPTTADTSPRFSFSDKTPLTPQSSEEAHPGPQGSAPAASPPPDASPTAASPVAPPQPGNRPADGAEPPVREPEAGSEPERGPAGAFGGPGESPPCSPLAELSLDRLEPCCGPPGPLPVLLELRESGSEAGSSTQTPLTPEEPDEFFDTQETVDMWTDIPPNLPHPGTPLEVGAANASEP comes from the exons ATGTCAGAGCCCAGCAGCCCCGGTGAGAGCCAGCGTGGCGCTCCCAGATTCTTCGTGGGCTGCGAGGACGATGAGAGCGAGAGCCTGGACGACTGCAGCATGAGGACAGACATGGAGCTTTACGAGGACGACGAGGAGGCCGACTCG CCCCCAGAGCGGCAGATCGTGGTGGGGATCTGCTCCATGATGAAGAAGTCCAAGTCCAAGCCCATGACGCAGATCCTGGAGCGGCTCTGCAAGTTTGAGTACATCACCGTCGTCATCTTCCCCGAGGACGTCATACTCAACGAGCCTGTGGACAACTGGCCCCTCTGTGACTGCCTCATCTCCTTCCACTCCAAAG gATTTCCTTTGGACAAGGCAGTGAGTTATGCCAAACTCAGAAACCCACTTCTCATCAATGACCTGAACATGCAGTACTTCATACAGGACAG GAGGGAGGTGTATCGCATCTTGCAGGAAGAAGGGATCGATTTGCCGCGGTACGCCATATTAAACCGGGACCCAGACAAACCAGACG AATGCAACCTGGTGGAAGGCGAGGACCACGTGGAGGTGAATGGGGAGGTCTTCCAGAAGCCCTTTGTGGAAAAGCCGGTCTGCGCCGAAGACCACAACGTCTACATATACTACCCTACCTCGGCTGGCGGGGGCAGCCAACGCCTCTTCCGAAAG ATCGGGAGCCGCAGCAGTGTGTACTCCCCAGAGAGCAATGTGCGGAAGACGGGCTCCTACATCTATGAGGAGTTCATGCCCACAGATGGCACTGACGTGAAG GTGTACACGGTGGGGCCTGACTACGCCCACGCAGAGGCCCGCAAGTCCCCCGCCCTGGACGGGAAGGTGGAGCGAGACAGCGAGGGCAAAGAGATCCGCTACCCCGTGATGCTCACCGCCATGGAGAAGCTCGTGGCTCGCAAGGTGTGCCTGGCGTTCAAG CAAACGGTGTGCGGCTTTGACCTCCTCCGAGCAAATGGACACTCCTTCGTCTGCGACGTCAATGGCTTCAGCTTTGTGAAGAACTCCATGAAGTACTACGATGACTGTGCCAAAATCCTGGG GAATATAGTGATGCGGGAGCTGGCTCCCCAGTTCCACATCCCGTGGTCCATCCCCACTGAAGCAGAGGATATTCCTATTGTCCCAACCACATCTGGAACTAT GATGGAGCTGCGCTGCGTCATCGCTATAATCCGACACGGGGATCGAACCcccaaacagaaaatgaagatGGAAGTGAGGAACCCAAT GTTCTTTGAGCTCTTTGAGAAATATGGAGGCTACAAGACAgggaagctgaagctgaagaagcCGAAGCAGTTACAG GAGGTGCTGGACATTGCCCGGCAGCTGTTGGCAGATCTGGGACAGCACAATGACTGCGAGATCGAAGAGAAGAAGTCCAAACTGGAGCAGCTGAAAACTGTTCTAGAGAT GTATGGCCATTTCTCTGGAATTAACAGGAAGGTGCAGATCACATACTTGCCTCATGGCCAACCCAAAACATCTAGTGAGGAGGAAG ACTCCCGAAAGGATGGGCCGtccctgctgctggtgctgaagTGGGGCGGGGAGCTGACCCCCGCGGGCAGGGTCCAGGCCGAGGAGCTGGGCCGGGCCTTCCGCTGCATGTACCCCGGAGGACAAG ATGGTAGCTGCAGGGCCCTGGGCTGCCAGTCCCCTAATGGCTGTG GCGACTACGCTGGGTTCCCTGGCTGCGGCCTGCTGCGTCTCCACAGCACCTACAGGCACGACCTCAAGATCTACGCCTCCGACGAAGGCCGAGTGCAGATGACCGCCGCGGCGTTCGCCAAG gggcTGCTGGCGCTGGAGGGCGAGCTGACGCCCATCCTGGTGCAGATGGTGAAGAGCGCCAACATGAACGGGCTGCTGGACAGCGACAGCGACTCGCTGACCGGCTGCCAGCACCGCGTCAAAGCCCGGCTCCACGAGATCATGCAGAAGGACGAGGACTTCACCGAGCAAGACTTCGACAAG CTGGCTCCAACAGACAGTCCATCCGTGGTCAACTCTATGAAGATGGTGGTGAATCCAGTGAAGACGTGTGACCTGGTttacgcccttatccagagtcTTACCTCCCAGATCCGCAAGAGGCTTGAGGACCCCAAATCCGCAG ACCTGCAGCTCTATCACAGCGAGACCCTGGAGCTCATGCTCCAGCGCTGGTCCAAACTGGAGCGGGACTTCCGCATGAAGAGCGGGCGCTACGACATCAGCAAGATCCCCGACATCTACGACTGCGTCAAGTACGACGTGCAGCACAACGCCTCCCTGGGCCTGGAGGACACGCTGGAGCTCTTTCGGCTGTCCCGGGCGCTGGCCGATATCGTCATACCGCAG GAGTACGGCATTAACAAGGTGGAGAAGCTGGACATCGCCTACGCTTACTGCCTCCCACTGGTGCGGAAAATCCAGATGGACCTACAGAGGACGCACGAGGACGAGTCGGTCAACAAACTGCACCCTCT GTACTCCCGAGGAGTGATGTCACCAGGACGCCACGTGAGAACCAGGCTCTATTTCACCAGCGAAAGCCACGTCCACTCCCTGCTCAGCATCTTCCGCTACGGAGGCCTGCTCGAT gaAGAGAAAGACCAGCAGTGGAGGCGTGCCATGGATTACCTGGGTGCCGTGACTGAGCTCAACTACATGACCCAGATTGTAATCATGCTGTATGAAGACAACAACAAG GATCCCACCTCAGAGGAGCGCTTCCACGTGGAGCTGCACTTCAGCCCCGGGGTGAAGGGCTGTGACGAAGAGGAGAACGCGCCCCTGGGCTTTGGCTTCCGCCCGGCCTCCGCTGAG AACGAGCAGAAGCAGACGGATCCGGGCAGCCTGGAGGACCTGTCCCGAGACGAACCGGATCGAGCCGCGCCGCtctctgagccaatcagcatccagagGAGGTCCCCGCTCATACGCAATCGCAAGACAGGCTCCATGGAG GTCCTCTCTGAAACGTCCTCCTCCAAGGCTGCGGGCTACCGGCTCTTCCCCTCCTGCTCTCGTCAGTCCCCGGAGATGAAGCAGAGTGGATTAG AGCCCCTGGAGGAGCACCATGTGGCCCAGCTGCTGAGGCGGTCCTCCACTGACCTGGCTATGCGGTACCCGCTCTTTCTGGACACTGCGCTGGCCCACCACCTGCACCAGTGCTCCTACCACCTGCGCCTCTTCCGCAACTGGTTAATCTCCGGCCAGGACACCATAGAGTGCCTCTACG GGTTTGAGGGCTGCTCCATGGTGCCCTCCATCTACCCGCTGGAGACGCTGCACAACTCGCTGTCGCTCAAGCAGGTGGACGAGTTCCTGACGGCCGTGTGCGAGAGCTGTGGCGAATCGCACTCCCGAACCAGCAGAG CCCTCTCCGCCATTTTCGACTCTCACAGCCAGCCATCCGTGGACGCCTACATCCCGCAGAGGGTCCTGTCGTCCTCGGTGTCCCTGCGGCAGCGCGGGGAGCGCCCCCCCTGGT ACAGCAGCGGTCCGTCCAGCACGGTGTCCAGCGCCGGGCCGTCCTCGCCCACCACCGCCGACACGTCTCCGCGCTTCAGCTTCAGCGACAAGACGCCGCTCACCCCCCAGAGCAGCGAGGAGGCGCACCCGGGGCCGcagggctccgcccccgccgccaGCCCGCCCCCCGACGCCAGCCCCACCGCCGCCTCGCCAGTCGCGCCCCCGCAGCCCGGCAACCGGCCGGCCGACGGCGCGGAGCCTCCCGTCCGCGAGCCAGAGGCGGGGAGCGAACCCGAGCGGGGCCCCGCGGGGGCCTTCGGCGGCCCGGGAGAGAGCCCGCCCTGCTCCCCGCTGGCCGAGCTGTCCCTGGACAGGCTGGAGCCCTGCTGcggccccccggggcccctccCCGTGCTGCTGGAGCTCAGGGAGAGCGGGTCGGAGGCGGGCTCCAGCACGCAGACGCCCCTCACCCCGGAGGAGCCCGACGAGTTCTTCGACACGCAGGAGACGGTGGACATGTGGACAGACATCCCCCCGAACCTGCCCCACCCGGGAACCCCGCTGGAGGTGGGAGCGGCCAATGCGTCTGAGCCGTAG
- the LOC135255474 gene encoding inositol hexakisphosphate and diphosphoinositol-pentakisphosphate kinase 2-like isoform X8, translating to MSEPSSPGESQRGAPRFFVGCEDDESESLDDCSMRTDMELYEDDEEADSPPERQIVVGICSMMKKSKSKPMTQILERLCKFEYITVVIFPEDVILNEPVDNWPLCDCLISFHSKGFPLDKAVSYAKLRNPLLINDLNMQYFIQDRREVYRILQEEGIDLPRYAILNRDPDKPDECNLVEGEDHVEVNGEVFQKPFVEKPVCAEDHNVYIYYPTSAGGGSQRLFRKIGSRSSVYSPESNVRKTGSYIYEEFMPTDGTDVKVYTVGPDYAHAEARKSPALDGKVERDSEGKEIRYPVMLTAMEKLVARKVCLAFKQTVCGFDLLRANGHSFVCDVNGFSFVKNSMKYYDDCAKILGNIVMRELAPQFHIPWSIPTEAEDIPIVPTTSGTMMELRCVIAIIRHGDRTPKQKMKMEVRNPMFFELFEKYGGYKTGKLKLKKPKQLQEVLDIARQLLADLGQHNDCEIEEKKSKLEQLKTVLEMYGHFSGINRKVQITYLPHGQPKTSSEEEDSRKDGPSLLLVLKWGGELTPAGRVQAEELGRAFRCMYPGGQGDYAGFPGCGLLRLHSTYRHDLKIYASDEGRVQMTAAAFAKGLLALEGELTPILVQMVKSANMNGLLDSDSDSLTGCQHRVKARLHEIMQKDEDFTEQDFDKLAPTDSPSVVNSMKMVVNPVKTCDLVYALIQSLTSQIRKRLEDPKSADLQLYHSETLELMLQRWSKLERDFRMKSGRYDISKIPDIYDCVKYDVQHNASLGLEDTLELFRLSRALADIVIPQEYGINKVEKLDIAYAYCLPLVRKIQMDLQRTHEDESVNKLHPLYSRGVMSPGRHVRTRLYFTSESHVHSLLSIFRYGGLLDEEKDQQWRRAMDYLGAVTELNYMTQIVIMLYEDNNKDPTSEERFHVELHFSPGVKGCDEEENAPLGFGFRPASAENEQKQTDPGSLEDLSRDEPDRAAPLSEPISIQRRSPLIRNRKTGSMEVLSETSSSKAAGYRLFPSCSRQSPEMKQSGLGSQCAGLFSTTVLGGSSSAPNLQDYARTHRKKFSSGSLSYKDGFEGCSMVPSIYPLETLHNSLSLKQVDEFLTAVCESCGESHSRTSRALSAIFDSHSQPSVDAYIPQRVLSSSVSLRQRGERPPWYSSGPSSTVSSAGPSSPTTADTSPRFSFSDKTPLTPQSSEEAHPGPQGSAPAASPPPDASPTAASPVAPPQPGNRPADGAEPPVREPEAGSEPERGPAGAFGGPGESPPCSPLAELSLDRLEPCCGPPGPLPVLLELRESGSEAGSSTQTPLTPEEPDEFFDTQETVDMWTDIPPNLPHPGTPLEVGAANASEP from the exons ATGTCAGAGCCCAGCAGCCCCGGTGAGAGCCAGCGTGGCGCTCCCAGATTCTTCGTGGGCTGCGAGGACGATGAGAGCGAGAGCCTGGACGACTGCAGCATGAGGACAGACATGGAGCTTTACGAGGACGACGAGGAGGCCGACTCG CCCCCAGAGCGGCAGATCGTGGTGGGGATCTGCTCCATGATGAAGAAGTCCAAGTCCAAGCCCATGACGCAGATCCTGGAGCGGCTCTGCAAGTTTGAGTACATCACCGTCGTCATCTTCCCCGAGGACGTCATACTCAACGAGCCTGTGGACAACTGGCCCCTCTGTGACTGCCTCATCTCCTTCCACTCCAAAG gATTTCCTTTGGACAAGGCAGTGAGTTATGCCAAACTCAGAAACCCACTTCTCATCAATGACCTGAACATGCAGTACTTCATACAGGACAG GAGGGAGGTGTATCGCATCTTGCAGGAAGAAGGGATCGATTTGCCGCGGTACGCCATATTAAACCGGGACCCAGACAAACCAGACG AATGCAACCTGGTGGAAGGCGAGGACCACGTGGAGGTGAATGGGGAGGTCTTCCAGAAGCCCTTTGTGGAAAAGCCGGTCTGCGCCGAAGACCACAACGTCTACATATACTACCCTACCTCGGCTGGCGGGGGCAGCCAACGCCTCTTCCGAAAG ATCGGGAGCCGCAGCAGTGTGTACTCCCCAGAGAGCAATGTGCGGAAGACGGGCTCCTACATCTATGAGGAGTTCATGCCCACAGATGGCACTGACGTGAAG GTGTACACGGTGGGGCCTGACTACGCCCACGCAGAGGCCCGCAAGTCCCCCGCCCTGGACGGGAAGGTGGAGCGAGACAGCGAGGGCAAAGAGATCCGCTACCCCGTGATGCTCACCGCCATGGAGAAGCTCGTGGCTCGCAAGGTGTGCCTGGCGTTCAAG CAAACGGTGTGCGGCTTTGACCTCCTCCGAGCAAATGGACACTCCTTCGTCTGCGACGTCAATGGCTTCAGCTTTGTGAAGAACTCCATGAAGTACTACGATGACTGTGCCAAAATCCTGGG GAATATAGTGATGCGGGAGCTGGCTCCCCAGTTCCACATCCCGTGGTCCATCCCCACTGAAGCAGAGGATATTCCTATTGTCCCAACCACATCTGGAACTAT GATGGAGCTGCGCTGCGTCATCGCTATAATCCGACACGGGGATCGAACCcccaaacagaaaatgaagatGGAAGTGAGGAACCCAAT GTTCTTTGAGCTCTTTGAGAAATATGGAGGCTACAAGACAgggaagctgaagctgaagaagcCGAAGCAGTTACAG GAGGTGCTGGACATTGCCCGGCAGCTGTTGGCAGATCTGGGACAGCACAATGACTGCGAGATCGAAGAGAAGAAGTCCAAACTGGAGCAGCTGAAAACTGTTCTAGAGAT GTATGGCCATTTCTCTGGAATTAACAGGAAGGTGCAGATCACATACTTGCCTCATGGCCAACCCAAAACATCTAGTGAGGAGGAAG ACTCCCGAAAGGATGGGCCGtccctgctgctggtgctgaagTGGGGCGGGGAGCTGACCCCCGCGGGCAGGGTCCAGGCCGAGGAGCTGGGCCGGGCCTTCCGCTGCATGTACCCCGGAGGACAAG GCGACTACGCTGGGTTCCCTGGCTGCGGCCTGCTGCGTCTCCACAGCACCTACAGGCACGACCTCAAGATCTACGCCTCCGACGAAGGCCGAGTGCAGATGACCGCCGCGGCGTTCGCCAAG gggcTGCTGGCGCTGGAGGGCGAGCTGACGCCCATCCTGGTGCAGATGGTGAAGAGCGCCAACATGAACGGGCTGCTGGACAGCGACAGCGACTCGCTGACCGGCTGCCAGCACCGCGTCAAAGCCCGGCTCCACGAGATCATGCAGAAGGACGAGGACTTCACCGAGCAAGACTTCGACAAG CTGGCTCCAACAGACAGTCCATCCGTGGTCAACTCTATGAAGATGGTGGTGAATCCAGTGAAGACGTGTGACCTGGTttacgcccttatccagagtcTTACCTCCCAGATCCGCAAGAGGCTTGAGGACCCCAAATCCGCAG ACCTGCAGCTCTATCACAGCGAGACCCTGGAGCTCATGCTCCAGCGCTGGTCCAAACTGGAGCGGGACTTCCGCATGAAGAGCGGGCGCTACGACATCAGCAAGATCCCCGACATCTACGACTGCGTCAAGTACGACGTGCAGCACAACGCCTCCCTGGGCCTGGAGGACACGCTGGAGCTCTTTCGGCTGTCCCGGGCGCTGGCCGATATCGTCATACCGCAG GAGTACGGCATTAACAAGGTGGAGAAGCTGGACATCGCCTACGCTTACTGCCTCCCACTGGTGCGGAAAATCCAGATGGACCTACAGAGGACGCACGAGGACGAGTCGGTCAACAAACTGCACCCTCT GTACTCCCGAGGAGTGATGTCACCAGGACGCCACGTGAGAACCAGGCTCTATTTCACCAGCGAAAGCCACGTCCACTCCCTGCTCAGCATCTTCCGCTACGGAGGCCTGCTCGAT gaAGAGAAAGACCAGCAGTGGAGGCGTGCCATGGATTACCTGGGTGCCGTGACTGAGCTCAACTACATGACCCAGATTGTAATCATGCTGTATGAAGACAACAACAAG GATCCCACCTCAGAGGAGCGCTTCCACGTGGAGCTGCACTTCAGCCCCGGGGTGAAGGGCTGTGACGAAGAGGAGAACGCGCCCCTGGGCTTTGGCTTCCGCCCGGCCTCCGCTGAG AACGAGCAGAAGCAGACGGATCCGGGCAGCCTGGAGGACCTGTCCCGAGACGAACCGGATCGAGCCGCGCCGCtctctgagccaatcagcatccagagGAGGTCCCCGCTCATACGCAATCGCAAGACAGGCTCCATGGAG GTCCTCTCTGAAACGTCCTCCTCCAAGGCTGCGGGCTACCGGCTCTTCCCCTCCTGCTCTCGTCAGTCCCCGGAGATGAAGCAGAGTGGATTAG GGTCTCAGTGTGCAGGACTCTTCAGTACCACCGTCCTAGGGGGGTCCTCTAGCGCCCCCAACCTGCAGGACTACGCTCGTACACACCGCAAAAAATTCTCCTCTGGCAGTCTGTCCTATAAAGACG GGTTTGAGGGCTGCTCCATGGTGCCCTCCATCTACCCGCTGGAGACGCTGCACAACTCGCTGTCGCTCAAGCAGGTGGACGAGTTCCTGACGGCCGTGTGCGAGAGCTGTGGCGAATCGCACTCCCGAACCAGCAGAG CCCTCTCCGCCATTTTCGACTCTCACAGCCAGCCATCCGTGGACGCCTACATCCCGCAGAGGGTCCTGTCGTCCTCGGTGTCCCTGCGGCAGCGCGGGGAGCGCCCCCCCTGGT ACAGCAGCGGTCCGTCCAGCACGGTGTCCAGCGCCGGGCCGTCCTCGCCCACCACCGCCGACACGTCTCCGCGCTTCAGCTTCAGCGACAAGACGCCGCTCACCCCCCAGAGCAGCGAGGAGGCGCACCCGGGGCCGcagggctccgcccccgccgccaGCCCGCCCCCCGACGCCAGCCCCACCGCCGCCTCGCCAGTCGCGCCCCCGCAGCCCGGCAACCGGCCGGCCGACGGCGCGGAGCCTCCCGTCCGCGAGCCAGAGGCGGGGAGCGAACCCGAGCGGGGCCCCGCGGGGGCCTTCGGCGGCCCGGGAGAGAGCCCGCCCTGCTCCCCGCTGGCCGAGCTGTCCCTGGACAGGCTGGAGCCCTGCTGcggccccccggggcccctccCCGTGCTGCTGGAGCTCAGGGAGAGCGGGTCGGAGGCGGGCTCCAGCACGCAGACGCCCCTCACCCCGGAGGAGCCCGACGAGTTCTTCGACACGCAGGAGACGGTGGACATGTGGACAGACATCCCCCCGAACCTGCCCCACCCGGGAACCCCGCTGGAGGTGGGAGCGGCCAATGCGTCTGAGCCGTAG